A stretch of the Zerene cesonia ecotype Mississippi chromosome 4, Zerene_cesonia_1.1, whole genome shotgun sequence genome encodes the following:
- the LOC119839807 gene encoding carbonyl reductase [NADPH] 1-like: MLDKVAIVTGANKGIGFSIVKELCRRGVKTVYLTARDVKRGTDAVNSLKNEGFNPLFHQLEVTDKKSVQAFADHIKQNHKGIDILINNAAVISEFNKITYEDAHNVINVNFNSILIIEEYLFPLLNDNARVINVSSDCGHLSNLKNAFWIEKLISEDATLDDVKGFTNWFLDNVKNGTFNADDFTITYLRPYVVSKIALSAYTRIQQRNIGRGICINSIHPGFVITSMTKETGMMTAAEASEAPVYLALDADEKIKGKYIWFDKTEKDWTDINFKYTYDDPNVVNDFFKKMSD; encoded by the coding sequence ATGCTTGATAAAGTTGCTATCGTCACCGGTGCTAACAAGGGCATTGGTTTTTCTATAGTCAAGGAGCTATGTAGACGGGGTGTAAAAACCGTATACCTAACCGCCCGAGATGTCAAACGGGGCACAGACGCGGTAAACAGCCTGAAGAACGAAGGGTTTAACCCGCTGTTCCATCAACTAGAAGTCACAGATAAAAAGAGCGTGCAAGCTTTCGCAgatcatataaaacaaaaccatAAGGGTATAGATATACTCATCAACAACGCAGCGGTCATCAgcgaatttaataaaataacatacgaAGATGCGCACAACGTGATCAATGTCAATTTTAATAGCATTCTCATTATAGAAGAGTACTTGTTTCCACTGTTAAATGATAACGCTCGAGTAATAAACGTTTCAAGTGATTGTGGACATTTATCTAATCTAAAAAATGCGTTCTGGATTGAAAAGTTAATTAGCGAAGATGCGACGTTGGATGATGTGAAAGGATTCACCAATTGGTTCCTAGATAATGTTAAGAATGGAACGTTTAATGCTGATGACTTTACCATCACCTACCTACGTCCGTATGTCGTGTCTAAGATAGCTCTGAGTGCATACACGAGAATTCAACAGAGGAACATAGGTAGAGGTATTTGCATCAATTCCATACATCCAGGTTTCGTTATTACGTCAATGACGAAGGAGACTGGTATGATGACAGCTGCTGAGGCTAGTGAAGCTCCAGTTTATTTGGCCTTGGACGCAGATGAGAAGATTAAAGGCAAATACATTTGGTTCGACAAGACAGAAAAGGATTGGACAgacattaatttcaaatatacttATGATGATCCCAACGTTgttaacgatttttttaaaaagatgtCGGATTGA